A genomic stretch from Lathyrus oleraceus cultivar Zhongwan6 chromosome 2, CAAS_Psat_ZW6_1.0, whole genome shotgun sequence includes:
- the LOC127121486 gene encoding uncharacterized protein LOC127121486 has product MSTEVKRSDLHSHSKNASLPTSKMQNIPSESKPLKESKKKASVSCAQNQDGKKVLKENKCKLSSTKSNMCFCSPTTHEGSFRCRLHRISAAKKSSTEKINLRCVRFGRVGSAEFGSHDSLIQLSKLGS; this is encoded by the exons ATGTCAACTGAAGTGAAACGCTCTGATCTTCATTCTCACTCCAAAAACGCTTCTCTCCC AACTAGCAAAATGCAGAATATACCAAGTGAAAGCAAACCATTGAAAGAGTCAAAGAAAAAGGCTTCAGTTTCTTGTGCTCAAAATCAAGATGGAAAGAAAGTGTTAAAAGAAAACAAGTGCAAATTATCAAGCACAAAATCTAACATGTGTTTTTGTTCACCAACAACTCATGAAGGTTCATTCAGGTGTAGGCTTCACCGAATCAGTGCAGCTAAGAAATCATCAACTGAGAAAATCAATTTGAGATGTGTAAGGTTTGGTAGAGTTGGTTCTGCTGAATTTGGATCACATGATAGCTTAATCCAACTTTCTAAGTTGGGTTCTTAA